The following coding sequences lie in one Silvanigrella aquatica genomic window:
- a CDS encoding class I SAM-dependent methyltransferase, with amino-acid sequence MIIENNLSEKIFIRNLKDLKEIGCILESQWIEIQNGLAFSQLIIIDSFFKFSDFVNYIRNFFIKSNYHWGVHYYICESHSEFQIISFSNQNKGYLEKISKDYDLFLLNLHDNLYIKESLRSEIKSLKNFEFSTPTFISKDNFILQGDLNNSIIISDLFESKINVNEYNFFEAVHPAYSYQVVRIFNYLKKNNLLSTRFVDIGTGPGTALQMLLEILPSYSKIDVVEPSPVAFSYLKDRFKNNYFINLIQKSFLEYHPDYPLKLAISVGSSHHFNTYFLLQHAYKILDKEGYLIISDEFISPFHSVLERKKNLISHHMGYICDLMSLSIDILNLPISCYDDEIELIRLSNNTYPKIKLNILTDNLEISEKMCRELLNKLNHLIDEKMFLSNTFISYYRLCYLELQALVAGLDYIVECKTYVENLICMAEDIGFICDYHEKIYATSSGCKYQSGTHIVCFKKN; translated from the coding sequence ATGATAATTGAGAATAATTTGTCAGAAAAGATTTTTATTAGAAATTTAAAAGATTTAAAAGAAATTGGATGTATATTAGAAAGTCAGTGGATTGAGATTCAAAATGGTTTAGCATTTTCACAATTAATTATAATTGATTCTTTTTTTAAATTTAGTGATTTTGTAAATTATATAAGGAATTTTTTTATAAAATCAAATTATCATTGGGGAGTTCATTATTATATTTGCGAAAGCCATAGTGAATTTCAAATTATTTCTTTTTCAAATCAAAATAAAGGGTATCTTGAGAAAATATCAAAAGATTATGATCTTTTTTTATTGAATTTGCATGATAATTTATACATTAAAGAATCGCTGCGCTCTGAAATTAAAAGTCTTAAAAATTTTGAATTTTCAACTCCTACCTTTATTTCTAAGGATAATTTTATTTTGCAGGGAGATCTAAATAATAGCATAATCATTTCAGATTTATTCGAATCAAAAATTAATGTAAATGAGTACAATTTTTTTGAAGCGGTTCATCCTGCATACTCTTATCAAGTGGTAAGAATTTTTAATTACTTAAAGAAAAATAATTTACTCAGTACTCGGTTCGTAGATATTGGAACGGGACCTGGAACAGCCTTGCAAATGCTTTTAGAGATATTACCCTCTTATTCTAAAATTGATGTGGTTGAACCAAGTCCTGTTGCTTTTTCTTATTTAAAAGATAGATTTAAAAATAATTATTTTATAAATCTCATTCAAAAAAGTTTTTTAGAGTATCATCCAGATTATCCCTTAAAACTTGCTATTTCTGTAGGTTCATCGCATCATTTTAATACTTATTTTTTATTGCAGCATGCTTATAAAATACTAGATAAAGAGGGATATTTAATAATTTCTGATGAATTCATTTCACCATTTCATAGTGTGTTAGAAAGAAAGAAAAATTTAATCTCTCATCATATGGGTTATATTTGTGATCTCATGAGTTTGAGCATAGATATTCTCAATCTACCCATAAGTTGTTATGATGATGAAATAGAACTAATAAGATTATCAAATAATACATATCCAAAAATAAAATTGAATATATTAACTGATAATCTTGAAATTTCTGAAAAAATGTGTCGAGAATTATTAAATAAATTAAATCACTTAATTGATGAAAAAATGTTTTTATCAAATACATTTATAAGTTATTATCGACTGTGTTATTTAGAGTTACAAGCTCTTGTTGCGGGATTAGATTATATCGTAGAATGCAAAACATATGTAGAAAATTTAATATGTATGGCTGAAGATATAGGTTTTATATGCGATTATCATGAAAAAATTTATGCGACTTCATCAGGTTGTAAATATCAATCAGGTACTCATATTGTTTGCTTTAAGAAAAATTAA
- a CDS encoding adenylate kinase family protein, translating into MTLNRVAYELESKIKVERVSLRGPGVLILTGPSSCGKGEVASALSKVMSIPPEAHLSMGEILRTTFQRAKNEISYAKLLEDHYKISAKSNIFDCVDTSEELSKKVLNYIPEMEAYFKRQDMDKFTSQLDWLEFCTMNGLLVPNRWTQDFIAAHIEHSPEFRTNPFILDGYPRTVKAAKHLIEFLKRFDIPVIKVLHLSISKQEMLSRATKRGRADDDEPSLLSRYQFYIENVHPSVDYLKTELGSDAIALVDAHQPVYRQKGKEKFFDLEKSILNVVASSLRSLGVSRMTVKDLLDQLSSHNT; encoded by the coding sequence ATGACACTCAATCGCGTCGCCTATGAATTAGAATCAAAAATTAAAGTGGAACGCGTTTCACTCCGGGGGCCAGGAGTTCTTATTCTGACGGGTCCTTCGAGTTGTGGAAAGGGTGAGGTCGCTTCGGCCTTATCAAAGGTCATGTCAATCCCCCCTGAAGCTCATCTTTCCATGGGTGAAATATTACGTACCACCTTTCAGCGTGCTAAAAATGAAATCAGTTATGCAAAATTATTAGAAGATCATTATAAAATTTCTGCAAAATCGAACATCTTTGATTGTGTCGATACTTCGGAAGAACTTTCAAAAAAAGTTCTCAATTACATTCCTGAAATGGAAGCTTATTTTAAACGGCAAGACATGGATAAGTTTACAAGCCAATTGGATTGGCTTGAGTTTTGCACCATGAATGGTTTACTTGTTCCTAATAGATGGACCCAGGATTTTATTGCGGCACATATTGAGCACTCCCCCGAATTTCGTACCAATCCTTTTATTCTTGATGGATATCCTCGAACTGTAAAAGCAGCGAAACATCTTATTGAGTTTCTGAAAAGATTCGATATCCCTGTGATTAAAGTTTTGCATTTAAGTATAAGTAAACAAGAAATGCTTTCTCGCGCAACTAAACGAGGGCGTGCTGATGATGATGAACCCTCACTTTTGAGTAGGTATCAATTTTATATTGAAAATGTTCATCCCAGTGTTGATTATTTAAAAACGGAATTAGGATCCGATGCCATTGCCCTTGTTGATGCCCACCAGCCTGTTTATCGTCAAAAAGGAAAAGAGAAATTTTTTGATTTAGAAAAATCAATACTTAATGTTGTCGCATCATCATTAAGAAGTTTAGGTGTTTCCCGTATGACTGTTAAAGATCTTTTAGATCAACTCTCCTCTCATAATACGTAA
- the dapA gene encoding 4-hydroxy-tetrahydrodipicolinate synthase produces MSHKPFSGVITAIATPFHDKGEIDFKAFDSLLAYQKKAGIHGAVVLGTTGENAALSEQESEALVLAALEHQTENFHIYVGTGTNYTKTTIEKSIKYSQLKSAQGKKTNGVMVVTPYYNKPSQSCLVKHYNEVAQAVKDTPLCIYNVPSRTGINLLPQTLANIVLENENVVAIKEAAGNVNAIVEMRNALDQINKQNVLILSGDDATYAPALLCGASGVISVTSHIIPKVLIQILEAYQKGNFKELQRLHLATYCINNGIFAVPNPIGVKWMLSHLGICGKTLRAPLYPAEGKEQELLSCILDQLKKNQIQVLT; encoded by the coding sequence TTGAGCCACAAGCCTTTTTCTGGAGTTATTACAGCGATTGCAACCCCCTTTCATGATAAAGGAGAGATTGACTTTAAAGCGTTTGATTCCCTTCTTGCCTATCAAAAAAAAGCGGGAATTCATGGTGCTGTTGTTTTAGGCACCACCGGGGAAAACGCCGCCTTAAGTGAGCAGGAGTCAGAAGCTCTTGTGCTTGCGGCATTGGAGCATCAAACAGAAAACTTTCATATTTATGTGGGAACAGGTACGAATTATACCAAGACCACCATCGAAAAATCAATTAAATATTCACAATTAAAATCTGCCCAAGGAAAAAAAACCAATGGGGTGATGGTTGTTACTCCCTACTATAATAAGCCAAGCCAAAGCTGTCTTGTGAAGCATTATAATGAGGTTGCTCAGGCTGTTAAAGATACGCCTCTTTGTATTTACAATGTTCCCAGTCGAACGGGAATCAATTTATTGCCACAGACTCTCGCCAATATCGTATTGGAAAATGAAAATGTTGTTGCCATTAAAGAAGCAGCGGGAAATGTCAATGCCATTGTTGAAATGAGAAACGCTCTCGATCAAATAAATAAACAAAATGTACTCATTTTATCAGGAGACGATGCCACATATGCACCTGCTCTTTTATGTGGTGCCAGCGGCGTTATATCGGTGACTTCTCATATTATTCCTAAAGTACTTATTCAAATTCTTGAAGCTTATCAGAAGGGGAATTTTAAGGAATTACAGCGATTGCATTTGGCAACATATTGCATAAATAATGGAATTTTCGCGGTACCCAATCCTATTGGTGTGAAGTGGATGTTGTCACACTTAGGTATTTGTGGCAAGACTTTGAGAGCGCCTCTTTATCCAGCAGAGGGCAAAGAACAAGAGCTATTAAGCTGTATTCTTGATCAATTGAAAAAAAATCAAATACAAGTTTTAACGTAA
- a CDS encoding NAD(P)H-dependent flavin oxidoreductase produces the protein MKKNKLLEQLDIQIPLIVAPMAGGLSTPELVACAAQAGAIGFLACSYDSPENMDAQIKKVKQLTHKHFAVNLFTQHPALNLTEQQIEKAIVATNQYREELKIPSLTKLNPPYAPDFEKQFEIVLANIPKAFSFTFGLIKKEHIKECNKKRIVTIGTATQLKEALSLQELGVDALVAQGVEAGGHRGFFDPNENDPNISTDNLVSQFIKKLNIPVIAAGGIMNQKHIQKILSKGASAVQMGTAFLLSSEAGTSEPYRRALREKKRETELTKVFSGRYARGLKNRFMTEMKDKVTDSILPFPAQNALTRDIRSKAAQMDQEEFLSLWAGSNAHMIKEHSALEIISKLNFK, from the coding sequence ATGAAAAAAAATAAATTATTAGAACAACTCGACATTCAAATTCCCTTAATCGTTGCTCCCATGGCAGGAGGGCTTTCAACTCCAGAACTTGTAGCTTGTGCTGCTCAGGCGGGAGCCATTGGCTTTTTAGCCTGTTCTTATGACTCTCCCGAAAACATGGACGCACAAATAAAAAAAGTAAAACAACTTACTCATAAACACTTTGCTGTAAATCTTTTTACACAACATCCCGCACTTAACTTAACAGAACAACAAATTGAAAAAGCCATTGTAGCTACAAATCAATACCGAGAAGAATTAAAAATTCCTTCCTTAACAAAATTAAATCCACCTTACGCGCCCGATTTCGAGAAACAATTTGAAATAGTCCTCGCTAATATCCCTAAAGCTTTCAGTTTTACATTTGGTCTCATTAAAAAGGAACATATTAAAGAATGTAACAAAAAAAGAATTGTCACCATAGGAACTGCCACTCAGCTTAAGGAAGCTCTTTCCTTACAAGAATTAGGCGTGGATGCCCTTGTAGCACAAGGAGTGGAAGCAGGAGGACACCGCGGCTTTTTTGATCCCAATGAAAACGATCCCAATATTTCAACAGATAATCTTGTGAGTCAATTTATTAAAAAATTAAATATTCCTGTGATTGCTGCAGGAGGAATTATGAATCAAAAACATATTCAAAAAATTCTTTCCAAAGGGGCAAGTGCCGTGCAAATGGGAACGGCTTTTTTGCTTAGCAGTGAGGCGGGAACATCGGAGCCATATCGCAGAGCTCTGCGCGAGAAAAAGAGAGAAACCGAATTAACAAAAGTATTTTCAGGACGATATGCTAGGGGATTAAAAAATCGATTTATGACTGAAATGAAAGATAAAGTAACAGACTCTATTTTACCTTTTCCAGCGCAAAATGCTCTCACACGAGACATCCGCAGCAAAGCCGCTCAAATGGATCAAGAAGAATTTTTATCGCTATGGGCAGGTTCCAATGCCCATATGATCAAAGAACATTCTGCCCTTGAAATTATTTCGAAACTTAATTTTAAATAA
- a CDS encoding glutathione peroxidase, whose translation MPHQSIYDFEAKDINGNIKTLSQFKGNALLIVNTASKCGFTPQYEGLEKLYKNYNGKGFEILGFPCNQFGGQEPGDENEIKSFCSLTYNVSFPMFSKIDVNGNNAHPLYKYLKKNSKGILGTEFIKWNFTKFLIGKNGEVLKRYAPTNTPDEIAKDLDELLS comes from the coding sequence ATGCCACATCAGTCGATCTATGATTTTGAAGCAAAAGATATCAATGGAAATATAAAAACACTTTCACAGTTTAAAGGAAATGCATTATTAATAGTCAATACCGCAAGCAAGTGTGGTTTTACTCCTCAATATGAAGGTCTTGAAAAATTATATAAAAATTATAACGGCAAAGGTTTTGAAATTTTAGGATTTCCCTGTAATCAATTTGGTGGTCAAGAGCCTGGAGATGAAAATGAAATTAAAAGTTTTTGCAGTTTAACATATAATGTTTCTTTCCCTATGTTTTCAAAAATAGATGTTAATGGAAACAATGCACATCCACTTTATAAATATCTGAAAAAAAATAGTAAGGGAATTTTAGGTACGGAATTCATAAAATGGAATTTTACAAAGTTTTTAATTGGTAAAAATGGAGAGGTTTTAAAACGCTATGCTCCCACAAATACGCCAGATGAAATTGCAAAAGATTTAGATGAACTGTTGAGTTGA
- a CDS encoding ubiquinone/menaquinone biosynthesis methyltransferase gives MDSKNFNIVDGFNTIAPAYDIAHDAVTLGLHRIWRKFLCKAAMKFTPKNTKLLDIATGTGEVILGIVSQRPDIHVTGIDASEGMLKVAQEKIKKKASLFQENIELKLANALNIPFPDNTFHTVTVCWGMRNIRPHSAALREIFRVLKPGGNVIILENGRPDFKLFRKIYNRYAKAVPVLGEKLSLMKPAQLVYSASFDKFPSGSQFVAELFDSGFMNAQFKTLGAQIVFLYSAQKPVFR, from the coding sequence ATGGATTCTAAAAATTTCAATATTGTTGATGGCTTCAATACAATTGCACCCGCATACGATATTGCTCACGATGCTGTCACCTTAGGTCTGCACCGTATTTGGCGCAAATTTCTTTGCAAAGCCGCTATGAAGTTCACCCCAAAAAATACAAAACTCCTTGATATCGCGACAGGAACAGGCGAAGTCATCCTGGGTATTGTATCCCAACGACCCGATATTCATGTCACAGGAATCGATGCCTCCGAAGGAATGCTCAAAGTCGCTCAAGAGAAAATCAAAAAAAAAGCTTCCTTATTTCAAGAGAATATTGAATTAAAACTCGCCAATGCGCTCAACATTCCCTTCCCCGACAATACTTTCCATACCGTAACAGTTTGCTGGGGTATGCGAAACATACGCCCCCATTCTGCTGCTCTTCGTGAAATATTTCGCGTTTTAAAACCCGGTGGCAATGTGATTATTTTAGAAAACGGGCGCCCCGATTTCAAACTTTTTCGAAAGATATACAACCGTTACGCAAAAGCCGTCCCTGTTCTGGGCGAAAAACTATCTCTCATGAAACCAGCACAACTGGTTTACTCCGCATCTTTTGATAAATTTCCTAGCGGAAGCCAATTTGTTGCAGAATTATTTGATTCTGGCTTTATGAATGCGCAATTTAAAACTTTAGGCGCACAAATTGTGTTTCTTTATTCGGCTCAAAAACCCGTTTTTAGATAA
- the rfbB gene encoding dTDP-glucose 4,6-dehydratase, which yields MEIKENYLITGAAGFIGSNFVRYMLDKYDNIKIVSLDKLTYAGSLKNLLALKNEHHHEFVQGDICDRNLLDNIFRKYQINKIIHFAAESHVDRSIVGPAEFIQTNLLGTFQLLETARQFWLQEMKWGENQCRFHHISTDEVYGTLTKECPSFKETTPYAPNSPYSATKAGSDHLVRAYFHTYKLPTSTSNCSNNYGPFQHAEKLIPTVIRSCLERKPIPVYGDGSNIRDWLYVSDHCSAIDCILNKGTIGETYNVGGKSELSNIELVKLICKIMDKFNPINEKYENLISFVTDRPGHDWRYAIDNSKIQNNLGWHPDFILEKGLEDTVNYYLKTGF from the coding sequence GTGGAAATAAAAGAAAATTATTTAATTACAGGTGCGGCAGGTTTTATTGGCAGTAATTTTGTAAGATATATGCTCGATAAGTATGATAATATAAAAATTGTGAGTTTGGATAAATTAACATACGCAGGTTCTTTAAAAAATTTATTAGCATTAAAAAATGAACATCATCACGAATTTGTTCAGGGAGATATTTGTGATAGAAATTTGCTTGATAATATTTTTAGAAAATATCAAATAAATAAAATCATCCATTTTGCAGCTGAAAGTCATGTCGATCGTTCCATTGTCGGTCCCGCAGAATTTATTCAAACGAATTTATTAGGTACATTTCAATTATTGGAAACGGCACGGCAGTTTTGGTTGCAGGAAATGAAATGGGGTGAAAATCAATGTCGTTTTCATCATATTTCCACCGATGAAGTTTATGGGACGTTAACAAAAGAATGTCCTTCTTTTAAAGAAACAACACCCTACGCTCCTAATTCTCCTTATTCCGCCACAAAAGCGGGTTCCGATCATTTAGTGAGAGCTTATTTTCACACTTATAAATTGCCAACCTCAACATCAAATTGTTCAAATAATTATGGCCCTTTTCAGCATGCTGAAAAATTAATTCCCACAGTTATTCGTTCCTGTTTAGAAAGAAAACCTATTCCTGTTTATGGCGATGGAAGCAATATACGTGATTGGTTATATGTATCCGATCATTGCTCTGCCATTGATTGTATTTTAAATAAAGGAACAATAGGCGAAACCTATAATGTGGGTGGAAAGTCAGAATTAAGTAACATCGAATTGGTAAAATTAATTTGTAAAATAATGGATAAATTCAATCCCATAAATGAAAAATATGAAAATTTAATTTCATTTGTAACAGATAGACCTGGTCATGATTGGCGCTATGCAATCGATAATTCTAAAATTCAAAATAATTTAGGATGGCATCCTGATTTTATTTTGGAAAAAGGCTTGGAAGACACGGTCAATTATTATCTAAAAACGGGTTTTTGA
- the rfbA gene encoding glucose-1-phosphate thymidylyltransferase RfbA, producing MKGIILAGGSGTRLYPATNCISKQLMPIYDKPMIYYPLSTLMMANITEILIITTPRDLPSFKQLLGDGSQWGISLSYEEQGSPDGLSQALIIGERFINHDNVCLILGDNIFHGQGLIQTLENTRANLNGCSIFGYPVNDPERYGIVEFNKSGKVISIEEKPKLPKSNIAITGLYFFDHRASEIAKTLKPSHRGELEITDLIKTYLEYDQLYVEELGRGIAWLDTGTHRSLLDASLYVSVLEERLGLKINCPEEIAWRKGFISSLQLEKLASASIKSGYGQYLMKLLAQTI from the coding sequence ATGAAGGGGATTATTTTAGCAGGGGGATCTGGTACCAGGCTGTATCCCGCGACAAACTGTATAAGTAAACAATTGATGCCAATTTATGACAAACCTATGATCTATTATCCTTTATCAACATTGATGATGGCTAATATTACTGAGATTTTAATTATTACCACACCCCGAGATTTGCCTTCTTTTAAGCAATTGTTAGGAGATGGTTCACAATGGGGCATTTCTCTGTCCTACGAAGAGCAGGGCAGTCCTGATGGATTGTCTCAAGCTCTTATTATTGGAGAGAGATTTATAAATCATGATAACGTGTGCTTAATTTTAGGTGACAATATATTTCATGGGCAGGGCTTAATTCAAACTCTAGAAAATACGAGAGCAAATTTGAACGGCTGTAGTATTTTTGGATATCCTGTGAATGATCCCGAACGTTATGGAATTGTCGAATTTAATAAAAGCGGTAAGGTTATTTCTATAGAAGAAAAGCCCAAACTGCCGAAGTCCAATATTGCCATTACAGGATTGTATTTCTTTGACCATAGAGCATCTGAAATTGCAAAGACATTAAAACCATCCCATCGTGGTGAGCTTGAAATTACCGACTTGATAAAAACTTATTTAGAATACGATCAACTGTATGTGGAAGAATTAGGGCGAGGAATTGCCTGGCTAGACACAGGCACACATCGTTCTTTGCTTGATGCCTCCTTATATGTTTCTGTCTTGGAAGAAAGATTAGGATTAAAAATAAATTGTCCTGAAGAAATTGCTTGGCGAAAAGGATTTATTTCTTCATTACAGTTAGAGAAGTTAGCTTCTGCATCTATTAAAAGTGGCTATGGACAATATTTAATGAAATTACTGGCACAAACTATTTAA
- the groES gene encoding co-chaperone GroES, translating into MSKSIRPLNDRILLKRIEAEQKTSGGILIPDNAKEKPIEGKVIAVGNGKVLENGSRVVPSIKTGDKVLFGKWSGNEVKIDGEEYLLIKEEEILAVVEA; encoded by the coding sequence ATGAGCAAATCCATTCGTCCTCTTAATGATCGCATTCTTTTAAAACGCATTGAAGCAGAGCAAAAAACATCTGGCGGTATTCTTATACCAGATAATGCAAAAGAAAAACCAATTGAAGGAAAAGTTATTGCTGTTGGCAATGGAAAAGTTCTTGAAAATGGCTCCCGCGTGGTACCTTCTATTAAAACGGGCGACAAAGTCTTGTTTGGTAAATGGAGCGGCAATGAAGTGAAAATAGACGGAGAAGAATATCTTCTTATTAAGGAAGAAGAAATCCTTGCTGTTGTTGAAGCTTAA